In Actinomadura citrea, a single window of DNA contains:
- the ribA gene encoding GTP cyclohydrolase II yields MDEGIDQKDIAEADLRTRRGVFRAVAFRDPVDGHEHLALVRGDVRGRDDVLVRMHSECMTGDIFGATRCECGDQLGAALDAIAREGAGVLVYLRGHEGRGIGLVAKVRTHILQDDQGLDTVDSATAIGLPVDVRDYGPAARILRHLGVRSVRLMSNNPVKVSALESYGVAVAARVPLLVPVSADNVRYLTAKRDRLGHDLPQLDPPAGALGEAPFREAHR; encoded by the coding sequence ATGGACGAGGGCATCGACCAGAAGGACATCGCGGAGGCGGACCTCAGGACCCGGCGCGGCGTGTTCCGCGCCGTCGCGTTCCGGGACCCGGTCGACGGGCACGAGCACTTGGCGCTGGTGCGGGGCGACGTGCGCGGACGTGACGACGTCCTCGTCCGGATGCACTCCGAGTGCATGACGGGCGACATCTTCGGCGCGACGCGCTGCGAGTGCGGGGACCAGCTCGGCGCCGCCCTGGACGCCATCGCCCGCGAGGGCGCCGGCGTGCTGGTCTACCTGCGCGGCCACGAGGGCCGCGGGATCGGCCTGGTGGCGAAGGTCCGGACCCACATCCTGCAGGACGACCAGGGTCTGGACACCGTCGACTCCGCCACGGCCATCGGGCTGCCGGTGGACGTGCGCGACTACGGCCCGGCCGCCCGGATCCTGCGGCATCTCGGCGTCCGGTCGGTGCGGTTGATGTCCAACAACCCGGTCAAGGTCAGCGCGCTGGAGTCCTACGGCGTCGCCGTCGCGGCACGCGTCCCGCTGCTGGTCCCGGTCAGCGCCGACAACGTCCGCTACCTCACCGCCAAGCGCGACCGGCTCGGCCACGACCTCCCGCAGCTCGACCCGCCCGCCGGGGCGCTCGGCGAGGCGCCGTTCCGGGAGGCCCACCGATGA